In one window of Drosophila mauritiana strain mau12 chromosome X, ASM438214v1, whole genome shotgun sequence DNA:
- the LOC117148571 gene encoding probable Ras GTPase-activating protein isoform X2: MLQAASSTTTTTTTAAVGNTADTGNSEGPIVATPEEKSQRRRSTFYVPLVIEDEEETKKDTPADHLVQKSSSNTSLSSNSNSLTNSETKSSKSYSLRKSSSVKSGVAKVSALFERKTPSKMSPPCGFNWSISGSENTAQYSDTDEDEENSTEARHREQLLKTLPSGNNNSTTASPSKLKRYGIVLNVISLNGSDNEQSSMGSNGSSMPSMPSMPSMPNSQNIPNAAAPRTHFNEENDIVLATPPPPKQQALSAAHESNDYDDDSEISRMQTNTSTPIKLMKSRSRTNILAVPLPSVERGLATTNTTPNNNNTNGNSNGSTSNTTTTTTTTTTTLITLRAKSKTLPQNLSPSVVLREAAALDELEKKREKYQEKQEKREKLQEKQRQLFGGSTASQIAGSSPYKLQNSCSATSILTHSFPPKNLFLLKSTSKLSTDIAAATPPNTSAICSPPKKSLSFIRRAHSTKVARSNSLLKPNQAGILGSGSGSNGLGVHQGVMQGALSISCAGDNSSNNGSWGKHFYQPYDVCPLSLDELNCYFQADQCEKLICERFKIRDLAIHMASASAIGADLSVTTENETTATADDDAGHHSDTSYEKACRRGSAPTTPILGSKQHQTEHNATSRFTNFFSKKSNPLKRTKSVTKLERTKRGSGGLRGSRSHESLLSSHAVMSTIDLSCTGAVGVAPVHQSVLGRRHCFQVRGGPRGERYYSCGSRQERDLWIYSLRKSIAPNAEHTRRTDNSLKMWVYEAKNLPPKKRYFCELQLDKTLYGRTSVKLQTDLLFWGEHFDFPDIPEINVITVNVFREVDKKKKRDKYQFVGSVKIPVHDVTSRLPCEQWYPILSDKAGDSLGRTSGGGGSGSKDKEQLPTLRIKCRFQSTDILPINVYANFLAYLKENYKRVCETLEPVIGVKAKEDIGQALVLLMHAQGLAGAFLTDVVALDLLRVGDQRLTFRGNSLATKSMEAFLKLTGEQYLQDTLSAPINELIQSERDCEVDPTKTSGSSAGSLQRQQAALRGAVRGAWQCIFESHKHFPAQLRNCFATFRERLQQLGRQDMADNLISASIFLRFLCPAILSPSLFNITSELPSARATRNLTLVAKTLQTLANFTRFQGKENFMEFLNDFLEQEAARMQQFLEIISTRPEHPAPDSILDWAGYIDQGKQLSILHSLLSESLAKLPEARQHELDPLQHILDEISRAKEHGMGTALPGGYLPATSSTHSIASENQENRNPGSSGSHTGSNSEQLLPQQSQLAQPQHAIVSKPLSAERGIMRGVLTPNSLEKNIFRYNDPTVNGLLQQQQQQQQQQQQQQQQQQQQQQHQQLQQHGHQQQPHHQHPLQMLSNSQTSIAGNQYMSSPGGLQHAQSQTSMASSSLNGSSSNLLHSHQQHAHHPQQLHPHHCPPAPQTSASSTMERMDRMDRMNYPYMSHNGNDYEISTPSSTRSRTLPRNGNPNANGNVSSSNNNQSGSYDDMHGEFQIQISGFDTSSAFVCKSPTPMMKSSLGPAGAGRSHHKLNLGIPDHSGGYVRGNNMNPNSNMPKNLEDLDDLFKYAEEHDVAEPANHHHNNQGQQNHQGHLKPAAVPGKEQLSAKSSHCSSGYQSISTNPSPSQSSSPVESQLKAAMGSHNAPLAFKNPSYQLQPQTGSSRSSAQSNPHQQQQQQQFGSRLKPIGGGLVAARAAFLNSGGALEAATLTPSSSDEQLSADNYFSYAAAAAAGAGIATKLEAQRSLSGGSSSSTSASASTSNLGKSGGSSAYGRLNGPLKREDVYGSGYGGSSGNVGYGLSTSSAAGHHQHPHQQQQNPMQQQQQRERDQELKQYAGSVAGSVGSGTSAAQRRLSLDSARTLSDSSTDTEGHCNQLQEGKRRRQLRSSGGSGGGGAGSEQGLGKSYDQNGEIQLLQQTLDTLCHTLDRDEAELRDSSDELFGLQRPAGSNGSNNLSLQSESTMRSIIDRLITMEEELRREQLKMSLALSHKQRVIEEQGQQIAALDAANSRLLSALTALRQRYETQQQQQQQHQAPPKTQKPQ; encoded by the exons atgttGCAGGCCGCTAgcagcacaacaacaacgacaacaacagcagcagtgggAAATACAGCAGACACAGGAAACAGTGAAGGCCCGATAGTAGCGACGCCGGAGGAGAAATCCCAAAGACGACGCTCCACATTCTATGTACCATTGGTAATAGAAGACGAAGAGGAGACCAAAAAGGATACGCCCGCAGATCATCTGGTCCAAAAGTCCTCGAGCAATACGAGCCTAAGTAGCAATAGCAATTCCCTAACGAATTCCGAAACAAAATCATCGAAAAGCTATAGTCTGCGCAAATCGAGTTCGGTGAAGAGCGGCGTGGCCAAGGTTAGTGCTCTCTTCGAGCGGAAAACTCCATCGAAAATGTCGCCACCTTGCGGCTTCAATTGGAGCATCAGTGGCAGCGAGAATACGGCCCAGTACTCCGATACcgatgaggatgaggagaaCTCCACGGAGGCACGTCATCGCGAACAGCTGCTCAAGACCCTGCCCAGCGGCAATAATAATTCCACCACCGCATCCCCATCGAAACTGAAACGATATGGCATCGTACTGAACGTCATCAGTTTGAATGGCAGCGATAACGAGCAGTCCTCGATGGGTAGTAATGGTAGCAGCATGCCATCCATGCCATCCATGCCATCCATGCCAAACAGCCAGAACATACCAAATGCGGCTGCGCCCAGGACACATTTCAATGAGGAGAACGACATTGtcctggccacgcccccgccgcCCAAACAGCAGGCACTATCCGCCGCCCATGAGTCTAACGACTACGATGATGACTCAGAGATAAGTCGCATGCAGACGAACACCTCGACGCCCATAAAGCTAATGAAATCGCGATCGCGAACCAATATACTGGCCGTACCGCTGCCATCGGTGGAGCGCGGTttggcaacaacaaatacgacgcccaataataataatactaatgGTAATAGTAATGGTAGTACCAGTAATACGACCACTacgacaacgacgacgacgacgacgctGATTACGCTCCGTGCAAAATCGAAGACCCTGCCGCAAAATCTATCGCCCTCAGTTGTTTTACGCGAGGCAGCCGCACTGGATGAGCTCGAGAAGAAGCGGGAAAAGTACCAGGAGAAGCAGGAGAAGCGGGAAAAGCTGCAGGAGAAACAGCGTCAGCTGTTCGGCGGCAGTACGGCCAGTCAGATAGCGGGCTCGTCGCCATACAAGCTGCAGAACAGCTGTTCGGCCACCTCGATACTCACGCACAGTTTTCCGCCGAAGAACCTCTTTCTACTCAAGTCCACGTCCAAGCTGTCAACGGATATAGCcgcggccacgcccccaaatACCTCGGCGATCTGTTCGCCGCCCAAGAAATCGCTTAGCTTCATCCGACGTGCCCACTCCACCAAGGTGGCACGCAGCAATTCGCTGCTCAAACCAAATCAGGCTGGAATCCTAGGATCGGGCAGTGGATCCAACGGACTCGGAGTCCATCAGGGCGTCATGCAGGGAGCATTGTCCATCAGCTGTGCTGGGGACAATTCCAGCAACAATGGCAGTTGGGGCAAACACTTCTACCAGCCCTACGATGTGTGTCCCTTGAGTCTGGACGAGCTCAACTGCTATTTCCAGGCGGATCAGTGCGAGAAACTGATCTGCGAACGATTCAAGATCAGGGATCTGGCCATACACAtggcatccgcatccgcaatTGGAGCGGATCTCTCTGTGACCACAGAGAATGAGACAACGGCAACGGCGGACGACGATGCGGGACATCATTCCG ATACGTCCTATGAGAAGGCGTGCCGCCGTGGATCAGCGCCCACCACGCCCATTTTGGGCAGCAAACAGCACCAGACGGAGCACAATGCCACCTCGCGTTTCACCAACTTCTTTTCCAAAAA ATCCAATCCTTTGAAGCGGACCAAGTCGGTGACCAAGCTGGAGCGGACCAAGCGCGGATCCGGCGGACTGAGGGGCTCCCGTTCGCACGAGAGTTTGCTGTCCAGTCACGCCGTCATGTCCACCATAG ATCTCTCGTGCACtggggcggtgggcgtggcgccCGTGCACCAGTCGGTACTGGGACGTCGTCACTGTTTCCAGGTACGGGGCGGGCCTCGTGGCGAGCGGTACTACTCATGCGGATCGCGCCAGGAGCGCGACCTTTGGATCTACTCGCTGCGCAAGTCGATCGCTCCGAATGCAGAGCACACGCGTCGCACGGACAACTCGCTGAAGATGTGGGTGTACGAGGCGAAGAATCTGCCGCCCAAGAAGCGTTACTTTTGCGAACTGCAACTGGACAAGACGCTGTACGGCCGGACTTCGGTGAAGCTGCAGACGGATCTGCTGTTTTGGGGGGAGCACTTCGATTTCCCCGACATACCCGAGATTAATGTGATCACTGTAAACGTTTTCCGTGAGGTggacaagaagaagaagcggGACAAATACCAGTTTGTGGGATCGGTGAAGATACCCGTGCACGATGTCACCTCCAGATTGCCCTGCGAGCAATGGTATCCCATCCTGAGCGACAAGGCCGGTGACAGTCTGGGCAGGACCTcgggcggcggcggcagtgGGTCCAAGGACAAGGAGCAGTTGCCCACGCTGAGGATCAAGTGCCGTTTCCAGAGCACCGACATCCTGCCCATCAATGTGTACGCCAACTTTTTGGCCTACCTTAAAGAGAACTACAAGCGCGTGTGCGAGACCCTGGAGCCGGTGATCGGAGTCAAGGCCAAGGAGGACATTGGACAGGCACTGGTGCTGCTGATGCACGCACAGGGATTGGCGGGCGCCTTCCTCACCGATGTGGTGGCCCTCGATCTGCTGCGAGTTGGCGATCAGAGGCTTACGTTCAGGGGCAACTCCTTGGCCACCAAGAGCATGGAGGCATTCCTCAAGCTGACGGGCGAACAGTATCTACAGGACACACTATCCGCACCCATAAACGAGCTGATTCAGTCGGAGAGGGACTGCGAAGTGGATCCCACCAAGACGAGCGGTTCGTCGGCGGGCTCGCTGCAGCGACAGCAGGCCGCCTTGCGCGGCGCGGTccgaggggcgtggcagtgcaTCTTTGAATCGCACAAGCATTTCCCCGCCCAGTTGCGCAATTGCTTTGCCACCTTCCGGGAGCGCTTGCAGCAACTGGGCCGTCAGGATATGGCCGACAACCTGATCTCGGCGAGCATTTTCCTGCGCTTCCTGTGCCCGGCCATCCTGTCGCCGTCGCTCTTCAACATCACCAGCGAACTGCCGTCTGCACGTGCCACCCGCAATCTCACATTGGTGGCCAAGACCCTGCAAACATTGGCCAACTTCACCCGCTTCCAGGGCAAGGAGAACTTTATGGAGTTTCTCAACGATTTCCTCGAGCAGGAGGCCGCTCGCATGCAACAGTTTCTGGAGATTATATCCACGCGGCCGGAGCACCCAGCTCCGGACTCGATCCTCGATTGGGCCGGTTACATCGACCAGGGCAAACAGTTGTCCATACTACACAGTTTGCTCAGCGAAAGCCTGGCGAAGCTGCCGGAGGCCAGGCAGCACGAGCTGGATCCGTTGCAGCACATTCTCGATGAAATCAGCCGAGCCAAAGAGCATGGCATGGGCACAGCACTGCCGGGTGGATATTTGCCGGCCACCTCGTCCACGCACTCGATAGCCAGCGAGAATCAGGAGAATCGCAACCCGGGATCATCGGGCTCGCACACCGGCTCCAACTCGGAGCAGTTACTGCCACAACAAAGCCAGTTGGCCCAGCCGCAGCATGCGATTGTTAGTAAACCATTGTCTGCGGAGCGCGGCATCATGCGAGGAGTACTTACGCCGAATTCTCTGGAGAAGAATATCTTTAGGTACAATGATCCCACGGTTAATGGcttactgcagcagcagcagcagcaacaacagcagcagcaacaacagcagcagcagcaacagcagcagcagcaacatcagcagctgcaacagcatGGCCACCAGCAACAGCCGCACCACCAGCATCCACTCCAGATGCTCTCCAATTCACAAACCTCCATTGCCGGCAACCAATATATGAGTTCGCCGGGAGGCCTGCAGCATGCCCAATCGCAGACCTCGATGGCATCCTCATCGCTTAATGgtagcagcagcaatttgCTGCACAGCCACCAGCAGCATGCCCATCACCCACAGCAGCTGCATCCACATCACTGCCCGCCGGCGCCACAGACCAGTGCCTCCAGCACCATGGAGCGCATGGATCGCATGGATCGCATGAACTATCCGTATATGTCGCACAATGGCAATGACTACGAGATCAGCACGCCTTCGAGCACTCGCTCCAGGACACTGCCACGGAATGGAAATCCCAATGCCAATGGCAAcgtgagcagcagcaacaataaccaGAGCGGCAGCTACGATGACATGCACGGGGAGTTCCAAATCCAGATCTCTGGGTTCGATACGAGCAGTGCTTTTGTCTGCAAGTCGCCCACACCCATGATGAAATCCAGTTTGGGACCAGCGGGGGCCGGACGGAGCCATCACAAACTGAATTTGGGAATACCCGATCACTCAGGTGGCTATGTGCGGGGTAACAATATGAATCCCAACTCGAATATGCCCAAGAACTTGGAGGATCTGGACGATCTGTTCAAGTACGCCGAGGAGCATGACGTGGCGGAGCCAGCGAACCATCACCATAACAACCAGGGTCAGCAGAACCACCAGGGTCATCTGAAGCCGGCCGCCGTTCCCGGCAAGGAGCAGCTGTCGGCGAAAAGCAGTCACTGCAGCTCTGGCTACCAGAGCATCTCCACAAATCCCTCGCCCTCGCAGTCCTCCAGTCCCGTGGAGAGCCAGCTGAAGGCCGCGATGGGCAGTCACAATGCGCCGCTGGCCTTCAAGAATCCCTCCTATCAGCTTCAGCCCCAAACTGGCTCGTCCAGATCATCGGCACAGAGTAATccacaccagcagcagcaacaacaacagtttGGCAGCCGCTTGAAACCAATTGGAGGTGGACTGGTGGCTGCGAGGGCGGCTTTCCTCAACAGTGGCGGAGCCTTGGAGGCAGCCACTTTGACGCCCAGCTCCTCGGACGAACAGCTGTCGGCGGATAATTACTTCAGTTATGCAgcggctgcagctgctggaGCGGGTATTGCGACCAAATTGGAGGCTCAACGCTCGCTCAGCGGCGGCAGTAGCTCCTCCACCTCAGCATCTGCGTCCACCTCGAATCTGGGCAAGAGCGGCGGCTCATCCGCCTACGGGCGGCTGAATGGGCCGCTTAAGCGCGAGGATGTCTACGGCAGTGGCTACGGCGGCAGCAGTGGAAATGTGGGCTATGGCTTGTCCACTTCCAGTGCCGCGGGACACCATCAACATccccaccagcagcagcagaatccgatgcagcagcagcagcagagggAACGGGATCAGGAACTAAAGCAGTATGCCGGCAGTGTGGCGGGCAGCGTGGGATCGGGCACATCAGCGGCTCAGAGGCGCCTGAGCTTGGACTCGGCGCGCACGCTCTCCGACAGCAGCACGGATACAGAGG GACACTGCAACCAATTGCAGGAGGGCAAGCGACGCAGGCAGTTGCGCAGCAGTGGCGGCAGCGGCGGAGGAGGCGCCGGTTCTGAGCAGGGACTGGGCAAGAGCTATGACCAGAACGGAGAGATCCAGCTGCTGCAACAGACGCTGGACACGCTCTGCCACACGCTGGACCGAGATGAGGCCGAGCTTCGCGACTCCAGCGACGAGCTGTTCGGCCTGCAGCGCCCGGCGGGCAGCAATGGATCGAACAATCTTAGCCTGCAGTCCGAGTCCACTATGCGCAGCATCATCGACAG ACTCATCACcatggaggaggagctgcGACGCGAGCAGCTGAAGATGTCGCTGGCGCTGTCGCACAAGCAGCGCGTGATCGAGGAGCAGGGCCAGCAGATCGCGGCACTGGATGCGGCCAACAGCCGGCTGCTGAGTGCCCTGACCGCCCTGCGCCAGCGGTACGAgacccagcagcagcagcaacagcagcaccaaGCACCACCAAAGACCCAGAAGCCACAGTGA
- the LOC117148571 gene encoding probable Ras GTPase-activating protein isoform X6: MGRRTYLSRSSTISYPSRIEGWLDVCETEGELTRLIKTLPWGPLYCVLQQDDQTFTAYCSEEISLGDVCYEDIPRVRLDRVRRPAKALWDGPPTLAEENEDSDSCVGGSGGMSGINDIVLNTTLYSELDTSYEKACRRGSAPTTPILGSKQHQTEHNATSRFTNFFSKKSNPLKRTKSVTKLERTKRGSGGLRGSRSHESLLSSHAVMSTIDLSCTGAVGVAPVHQSVLGRRHCFQVRGGPRGERYYSCGSRQERDLWIYSLRKSIAPNAEHTRRTDNSLKMWVYEAKNLPPKKRYFCELQLDKTLYGRTSVKLQTDLLFWGEHFDFPDIPEINVITVNVFREVDKKKKRDKYQFVGSVKIPVHDVTSRLPCEQWYPILSDKAGDSLGRTSGGGGSGSKDKEQLPTLRIKCRFQSTDILPINVYANFLAYLKENYKRVCETLEPVIGVKAKEDIGQALVLLMHAQGLAGAFLTDVVALDLLRVGDQRLTFRGNSLATKSMEAFLKLTGEQYLQDTLSAPINELIQSERDCEVDPTKTSGSSAGSLQRQQAALRGAVRGAWQCIFESHKHFPAQLRNCFATFRERLQQLGRQDMADNLISASIFLRFLCPAILSPSLFNITSELPSARATRNLTLVAKTLQTLANFTRFQGKENFMEFLNDFLEQEAARMQQFLEIISTRPEHPAPDSILDWAGYIDQGKQLSILHSLLSESLAKLPEARQHELDPLQHILDEISRAKEHGMGTALPGGYLPATSSTHSIASENQENRNPGSSGSHTGSNSEQLLPQQSQLAQPQHAIVSKPLSAERGIMRGVLTPNSLEKNIFRYNDPTVNGLLQQQQQQQQQQQQQQQQQQQQQQHQQLQQHGHQQQPHHQHPLQMLSNSQTSIAGNQYMSSPGGLQHAQSQTSMASSSLNGSSSNLLHSHQQHAHHPQQLHPHHCPPAPQTSASSTMERMDRMDRMNYPYMSHNGNDYEISTPSSTRSRTLPRNGNPNANGNVSSSNNNQSGSYDDMHGEFQIQISGFDTSSAFVCKSPTPMMKSSLGPAGAGRSHHKLNLGIPDHSGGYVRGNNMNPNSNMPKNLEDLDDLFKYAEEHDVAEPANHHHNNQGQQNHQGHLKPAAVPGKEQLSAKSSHCSSGYQSISTNPSPSQSSSPVESQLKAAMGSHNAPLAFKNPSYQLQPQTGSSRSSAQSNPHQQQQQQQFGSRLKPIGGGLVAARAAFLNSGGALEAATLTPSSSDEQLSADNYFSYAAAAAAGAGIATKLEAQRSLSGGSSSSTSASASTSNLGKSGGSSAYGRLNGPLKREDVYGSGYGGSSGNVGYGLSTSSAAGHHQHPHQQQQNPMQQQQQRERDQELKQYAGSVAGSVGSGTSAAQRRLSLDSARTLSDSSTDTEGHCNQLQEGKRRRQLRSSGGSGGGGAGSEQGLGKSYDQNGEIQLLQQTLDTLCHTLDRDEAELRDSSDELFGLQRPAGSNGSNNLSLQSESTMRSIIDRLITMEEELRREQLKMSLALSHKQRVIEEQGQQIAALDAANSRLLSALTALRQRYETQQQQQQQHQAPPKTQKPQ, from the exons ATACGTCCTATGAGAAGGCGTGCCGCCGTGGATCAGCGCCCACCACGCCCATTTTGGGCAGCAAACAGCACCAGACGGAGCACAATGCCACCTCGCGTTTCACCAACTTCTTTTCCAAAAA ATCCAATCCTTTGAAGCGGACCAAGTCGGTGACCAAGCTGGAGCGGACCAAGCGCGGATCCGGCGGACTGAGGGGCTCCCGTTCGCACGAGAGTTTGCTGTCCAGTCACGCCGTCATGTCCACCATAG ATCTCTCGTGCACtggggcggtgggcgtggcgccCGTGCACCAGTCGGTACTGGGACGTCGTCACTGTTTCCAGGTACGGGGCGGGCCTCGTGGCGAGCGGTACTACTCATGCGGATCGCGCCAGGAGCGCGACCTTTGGATCTACTCGCTGCGCAAGTCGATCGCTCCGAATGCAGAGCACACGCGTCGCACGGACAACTCGCTGAAGATGTGGGTGTACGAGGCGAAGAATCTGCCGCCCAAGAAGCGTTACTTTTGCGAACTGCAACTGGACAAGACGCTGTACGGCCGGACTTCGGTGAAGCTGCAGACGGATCTGCTGTTTTGGGGGGAGCACTTCGATTTCCCCGACATACCCGAGATTAATGTGATCACTGTAAACGTTTTCCGTGAGGTggacaagaagaagaagcggGACAAATACCAGTTTGTGGGATCGGTGAAGATACCCGTGCACGATGTCACCTCCAGATTGCCCTGCGAGCAATGGTATCCCATCCTGAGCGACAAGGCCGGTGACAGTCTGGGCAGGACCTcgggcggcggcggcagtgGGTCCAAGGACAAGGAGCAGTTGCCCACGCTGAGGATCAAGTGCCGTTTCCAGAGCACCGACATCCTGCCCATCAATGTGTACGCCAACTTTTTGGCCTACCTTAAAGAGAACTACAAGCGCGTGTGCGAGACCCTGGAGCCGGTGATCGGAGTCAAGGCCAAGGAGGACATTGGACAGGCACTGGTGCTGCTGATGCACGCACAGGGATTGGCGGGCGCCTTCCTCACCGATGTGGTGGCCCTCGATCTGCTGCGAGTTGGCGATCAGAGGCTTACGTTCAGGGGCAACTCCTTGGCCACCAAGAGCATGGAGGCATTCCTCAAGCTGACGGGCGAACAGTATCTACAGGACACACTATCCGCACCCATAAACGAGCTGATTCAGTCGGAGAGGGACTGCGAAGTGGATCCCACCAAGACGAGCGGTTCGTCGGCGGGCTCGCTGCAGCGACAGCAGGCCGCCTTGCGCGGCGCGGTccgaggggcgtggcagtgcaTCTTTGAATCGCACAAGCATTTCCCCGCCCAGTTGCGCAATTGCTTTGCCACCTTCCGGGAGCGCTTGCAGCAACTGGGCCGTCAGGATATGGCCGACAACCTGATCTCGGCGAGCATTTTCCTGCGCTTCCTGTGCCCGGCCATCCTGTCGCCGTCGCTCTTCAACATCACCAGCGAACTGCCGTCTGCACGTGCCACCCGCAATCTCACATTGGTGGCCAAGACCCTGCAAACATTGGCCAACTTCACCCGCTTCCAGGGCAAGGAGAACTTTATGGAGTTTCTCAACGATTTCCTCGAGCAGGAGGCCGCTCGCATGCAACAGTTTCTGGAGATTATATCCACGCGGCCGGAGCACCCAGCTCCGGACTCGATCCTCGATTGGGCCGGTTACATCGACCAGGGCAAACAGTTGTCCATACTACACAGTTTGCTCAGCGAAAGCCTGGCGAAGCTGCCGGAGGCCAGGCAGCACGAGCTGGATCCGTTGCAGCACATTCTCGATGAAATCAGCCGAGCCAAAGAGCATGGCATGGGCACAGCACTGCCGGGTGGATATTTGCCGGCCACCTCGTCCACGCACTCGATAGCCAGCGAGAATCAGGAGAATCGCAACCCGGGATCATCGGGCTCGCACACCGGCTCCAACTCGGAGCAGTTACTGCCACAACAAAGCCAGTTGGCCCAGCCGCAGCATGCGATTGTTAGTAAACCATTGTCTGCGGAGCGCGGCATCATGCGAGGAGTACTTACGCCGAATTCTCTGGAGAAGAATATCTTTAGGTACAATGATCCCACGGTTAATGGcttactgcagcagcagcagcagcaacaacagcagcagcaacaacagcagcagcagcaacagcagcagcagcaacatcagcagctgcaacagcatGGCCACCAGCAACAGCCGCACCACCAGCATCCACTCCAGATGCTCTCCAATTCACAAACCTCCATTGCCGGCAACCAATATATGAGTTCGCCGGGAGGCCTGCAGCATGCCCAATCGCAGACCTCGATGGCATCCTCATCGCTTAATGgtagcagcagcaatttgCTGCACAGCCACCAGCAGCATGCCCATCACCCACAGCAGCTGCATCCACATCACTGCCCGCCGGCGCCACAGACCAGTGCCTCCAGCACCATGGAGCGCATGGATCGCATGGATCGCATGAACTATCCGTATATGTCGCACAATGGCAATGACTACGAGATCAGCACGCCTTCGAGCACTCGCTCCAGGACACTGCCACGGAATGGAAATCCCAATGCCAATGGCAAcgtgagcagcagcaacaataaccaGAGCGGCAGCTACGATGACATGCACGGGGAGTTCCAAATCCAGATCTCTGGGTTCGATACGAGCAGTGCTTTTGTCTGCAAGTCGCCCACACCCATGATGAAATCCAGTTTGGGACCAGCGGGGGCCGGACGGAGCCATCACAAACTGAATTTGGGAATACCCGATCACTCAGGTGGCTATGTGCGGGGTAACAATATGAATCCCAACTCGAATATGCCCAAGAACTTGGAGGATCTGGACGATCTGTTCAAGTACGCCGAGGAGCATGACGTGGCGGAGCCAGCGAACCATCACCATAACAACCAGGGTCAGCAGAACCACCAGGGTCATCTGAAGCCGGCCGCCGTTCCCGGCAAGGAGCAGCTGTCGGCGAAAAGCAGTCACTGCAGCTCTGGCTACCAGAGCATCTCCACAAATCCCTCGCCCTCGCAGTCCTCCAGTCCCGTGGAGAGCCAGCTGAAGGCCGCGATGGGCAGTCACAATGCGCCGCTGGCCTTCAAGAATCCCTCCTATCAGCTTCAGCCCCAAACTGGCTCGTCCAGATCATCGGCACAGAGTAATccacaccagcagcagcaacaacaacagtttGGCAGCCGCTTGAAACCAATTGGAGGTGGACTGGTGGCTGCGAGGGCGGCTTTCCTCAACAGTGGCGGAGCCTTGGAGGCAGCCACTTTGACGCCCAGCTCCTCGGACGAACAGCTGTCGGCGGATAATTACTTCAGTTATGCAgcggctgcagctgctggaGCGGGTATTGCGACCAAATTGGAGGCTCAACGCTCGCTCAGCGGCGGCAGTAGCTCCTCCACCTCAGCATCTGCGTCCACCTCGAATCTGGGCAAGAGCGGCGGCTCATCCGCCTACGGGCGGCTGAATGGGCCGCTTAAGCGCGAGGATGTCTACGGCAGTGGCTACGGCGGCAGCAGTGGAAATGTGGGCTATGGCTTGTCCACTTCCAGTGCCGCGGGACACCATCAACATccccaccagcagcagcagaatccgatgcagcagcagcagcagagggAACGGGATCAGGAACTAAAGCAGTATGCCGGCAGTGTGGCGGGCAGCGTGGGATCGGGCACATCAGCGGCTCAGAGGCGCCTGAGCTTGGACTCGGCGCGCACGCTCTCCGACAGCAGCACGGATACAGAGG GACACTGCAACCAATTGCAGGAGGGCAAGCGACGCAGGCAGTTGCGCAGCAGTGGCGGCAGCGGCGGAGGAGGCGCCGGTTCTGAGCAGGGACTGGGCAAGAGCTATGACCAGAACGGAGAGATCCAGCTGCTGCAACAGACGCTGGACACGCTCTGCCACACGCTGGACCGAGATGAGGCCGAGCTTCGCGACTCCAGCGACGAGCTGTTCGGCCTGCAGCGCCCGGCGGGCAGCAATGGATCGAACAATCTTAGCCTGCAGTCCGAGTCCACTATGCGCAGCATCATCGACAG ACTCATCACcatggaggaggagctgcGACGCGAGCAGCTGAAGATGTCGCTGGCGCTGTCGCACAAGCAGCGCGTGATCGAGGAGCAGGGCCAGCAGATCGCGGCACTGGATGCGGCCAACAGCCGGCTGCTGAGTGCCCTGACCGCCCTGCGCCAGCGGTACGAgacccagcagcagcagcaacagcagcaccaaGCACCACCAAAGACCCAGAAGCCACAGTGA